Proteins co-encoded in one Candidatus Thiodictyon syntrophicum genomic window:
- a CDS encoding type II toxin-antitoxin system RelE/ParE family toxin gives MSRLERLLILSPKAADDFADIVQYSLETWGEAQAEAYRDILDKAPLAIQDNPQIGRGRPELSAQHLIFPGEPVLTGGIDLVGEYRFCSLTVKVRTNP, from the coding sequence ATGTCACGTCTTGAGCGATTGCTGATCCTCTCCCCCAAGGCGGCGGACGACTTTGCCGACATCGTCCAGTACAGCCTGGAAACTTGGGGCGAAGCGCAGGCCGAGGCTTATCGCGACATCCTCGACAAGGCGCCGTTGGCCATCCAAGACAACCCGCAGATCGGTCGCGGCCGCCCGGAATTGTCCGCCCAGCATCTGATATTCCCCGGAGAGCCCGTCCTGACCGGCGGGATCGACCTCGTCGGCGAGTACCGTTTCTGTTCGTTGACGGTCAAGGTGCGGACCAACCCTTGA